From a single Brassica rapa cultivar Chiifu-401-42 chromosome A01, CAAS_Brap_v3.01, whole genome shotgun sequence genomic region:
- the LOC103861518 gene encoding uncharacterized protein LOC103861518 — MNVVHGLKRIPRIKFPQRHLKPSEGAKQVENEADTFFFSNLNTSPKTTIGGKASLQPKRTPVSNEEMEAILLGGCI; from the exons ATGAACGTCGTACATGGATTGAAGAGGATTCCTCGCATTAAGTTCCCTCAGCGTCACCTCAAACCTTCAG AGGGAGCGAAGCAGGTGGAGAATGAAGCAGATACATTCTTCTTCTCCAACCTCAACACCTCCCCAAAGACGACTATAGGCGGGAAGGCCTCGTTGCAGCCCAAGCGCACCCCTGTTTCAAACGAGGAGATGGAAGCCATTTTG TTGGGAGGCTGCATCTGA
- the LOC103861549 gene encoding uncharacterized protein LOC103861549, protein MAKQVSFYFTRRLRFLKLKDTYLNRRTVCYLPNISSEMVKPSSAGGGTNLASCAVAAVFIVFAIIAAVTVYLTVFRPRDPEISVTNVKVPSFSVANSSVSFSYSQLSSVRNPNRAAFSHYNNRIELFYYGNRIGFIFIPAGEIEPGQTKRMDASFSVDSFPLASSSASRVSAADFQRPGSGLVVGEESRAGSTVEIESKLEMSGRVRVLGLFTHQIAAKCSCRIAISTVDGSIVAVRC, encoded by the coding sequence ATGGCCAAACAAGTATCCTTTTACTTTACACGCCGCTTGCGCTTTTTAAAGTTAAAAGACACTTATCTCAACCGGAGAACAGTTTGCTACCTACCAAACATCTCATCTGAGATGGTGAAGCCTTCGTCGGCTGGCGGTGGAACAAACCTCGCTTCATGCGCCGTCGCCGCCGTATTCATCGTCTTTGCTATCATAGCCGCTGTTACAGTTTACCTAACCGTCTTCAGACCAAGAGATCCCGAGATCTCCGTCACAAACGTCAAAGTCCCGTCGTTCTCCGTCGCCAACAGCTCCGTCAGCTTCAGCTACTCGCAACTCTCCTCCGTCAGAAACCCAAACCGCGCCGCGTTCTCTCACTACAACAACAGAATCGAGCTCTTCTACTACGGGAACCGGATCGGTTTCATTTTCATACCCGCTGGTGAGATCGAACCGGGTCAGACGAAGAGGATGGACGCTAGTTTCTCCGTGGATTCGTTTCCTCTCGCGTCTTCCTCTGCTTCTCGAGTCTCCGCCGCGGATTTTCAGAGGCCTGGATCCGGGTTGGTGGTGGGGGAGGAGAGTCGGGCCGGGTCAACTGTGGAAATAGAGTCGAAGCTGGAGATGTCGGGTCGGGTTAGAGTTTTGGGTCTGTTCACGCATCAAATCGCGGCGAAATGTAGCTGCAGGATCGCGATTTCTACTGTCGATGGGTCGATCGTAGCCGTCCGTTGTTGA
- the LOC103861489 gene encoding uncharacterized protein LOC103861489, with translation MGNCLNGGSNLKRMVQEEEKEVKKDYNRKDRKVKIVLRRDELEKLILFQLNAGGDVQGKGETTLASFGDFLRELEAERFAGEAAAKAAEEEEESRRRCRKWRPSLDRIIEWPEETLA, from the coding sequence atgggAAACTGTTTGAATGGAGGAAGCAACCTTAAAAGAAtggttcaagaagaagaaaaagaagtgaAGAAAGATTACAACAGAAAAGATAGGAAGGTGAAGATTGTTCTAAGGAGAGATGAGTTAGAGAAACTCATTCTCTTCCAGTTAAACGCCGGTGGTGACGTCCAAGGCAAAGGAGAAACAACTTTAGCTTCCTTCGGCGACTTTCTCAGGGAACTAGAGGCGGAGAGGTTTGCTGGAGAGGCTGCAGCAAAGGCTgctgaggaagaggaggagtCTCGCCGGAGATGTCGAAAATGGAGGCCTTCATTGGACAGAATCATTGAATGGCCTGAAGAAACACTTGCGTAA
- the LOC103861498 gene encoding uncharacterized protein LOC103861498, which translates to MMDSLAKCFNGLQERYESVLEAKSIFKDDLTSPLNGSECSVEPIKKSRCLQRAKRIDRSLRFEDEDEEMAKPLKPRKVVRFQLEKNKIFEPNKPVRYEFEPEEKPLEEKEGSNKVEGKEEVVRVKIKMTKQEAQRLLAKCKDDNVLDLEHVVDQIAYFSNHQLQLDVVVVASKL; encoded by the coding sequence atgatggatTCATTAGCTAAATGCTTCAACGGACTTCAAGAAAGATACGAGAGCGTTCTAGAAGCAAAATCAATCTTCAAAGACGACTTAACATCGCCTCTGAATGGATCAGAGTGTTCAGTAGAACCCATCAAAAAGTCTCGTTGCTTGCAAAGAGCCAAGAGGATTGACAGATCCCTAAGGTtcgaagatgaagatgaagagatGGCAAAGCCTCTGAAGCCACGTAAAGTTGTGAGGTTTCAGTTGGAGAAGAATAAGATTTTCGAGCCCAACAAGCCAGTGAGGTATGAGTTCGAACCTGAGGAGAAGCCTCTGGAAGAGAAAGAAGGTTCGAATAAGGTTGAAGGGAAGGAGGAAGTAGTGAGGGTAAAGATCAAGATGACCAAACAGGAAGCTCAGAGACTACTAGCGAAATGTAAAGACGACAACGTTTTGGATTTGGAGCATGTAGTGGACCAGATTGCATACTTTTCGAATCATCAGCTTCAACTCGATGTTGTGGTGGTGGCTTCCAAGTTGTAA
- the LOC103864600 gene encoding uncharacterized protein LOC103864600, with amino-acid sequence METRVKDSFFPNSCVWNKDKIDAILPELTPKILSIQASLEGAPDRRIWLKHSSGEYTTKTGYRAALENRAEETENRERVEFQWTKKIWEVSIPPKIKLLIWKAVHGGLPVNERLETRYIIPSAACVKCGEIETIAHVFFTCPFAREEVVTKAIIDAKEWNTAQVKNIPPETAKRGPRMETRFDIICQSDAAWKKKSSTAGTAWKFSGSDEDRSRSNTKIFTLVKSPLVAEGLALRSAMEQAILLDYKQISFETDSKILVTAILEGSHISDLHGILSDIKTLATAFTSISFHWVARNSVSAVDMLAKQALNAFVSNLV; translated from the exons ATGGAGACTCGAGTGAAAGATTCTTTCTTCCCCAACTCTTGCGTATGGAACAAGGATAAGATTGATGCAATACTTCCAGAGCTTACACCGAAGATCCTAAGCATCCAAGCGAGTCTTGAAGGCGCACCTGACAGGCGCATCTGGCTAAAGCACAGCTCGGGAGAATACACAACGAAGACGGGATACCGAGCAGCACTGGAAAACAGAGCAGAGGAGACGGAAAACAGAGAACGGGTGGAGTTCCAATGGACCAAGAAGATCTGGGAGGTGAGTATACCACCGAAAATAAAACTCCTTATTTGGAAAGCAGTCCACGGAGGACTCCCAGTCAATGAGCGCTTGGAGACCCGATATATTATCCCAAGCGCAGCTTGTGTGAAATGTGGAGAGATTGAGACAATAGCCCATGTGTTTTTCACCTGTCCGTTTGCGAGGGAG GAGGTGGTCACAAAGGCTATTATAGATGCTAAGGAGTGGAATACAGCACAGGTGAAGAACATACCGCCGGAAACGGCGAAGAGAGGACCAAGAATGGAGACGAGATTTGATATTATATGCCAATCAGATGCtgcctggaaaaaaaaaagctcaacGGCAGGAACAGCTTGGAAATTCTCAGGTTCAGACGAAGATCGATCCAGATCAAACACAAAGATTTTCACATTGGTGAAATCACCCCTCGTGGCAGAGGGCTTAGCCTTGCGTTCAGCAATGGAGCAAGCGATTTTGTTGGATTACAAACAAATCTCTTTTGAAACAGACTCGAAGATATTGGTGACAGCTATATTGGAAGGTTCCCACATCTCAGATTTGCATGGAATCCTATCGGATATCAAGACTTTGGCTACGGCCTTTACCTCTATCTCGTTTCATTGGGTCGCTAGAAACTCTGTGTCGGCTGTTGACATGCTAGCTAAACAGGCTCTTAATGCATTTGTATCAAACTTGGTTTAA
- the LOC103861507 gene encoding NAD(P)H-quinone oxidoreductase subunit S, chloroplastic, with the protein MICGHHKRSRSRFFLLLPIIPCSPLNYSSLVYFFIMATYSITTPTLRGTKFLGQTHLFSTPNRSVFPPPKQLSNAHQVKAMGKFNLWEVMGGRGLCNGEKGIEKELQRNIEEETSKPENQTKKESDDNSLSFQVPEDGFEKEMMGLTGGFPGGEKGLKTFIEQNPPPPPPPPKQGSDDVVSTFATEKKPRAPELPLLMPGMIAIVKNSNSPYHMYCGIVQRITDGKAGVLFEGGNWDRLITFRLEELERREKGPPGKNPKSCVLEPLIEQMQKEAAP; encoded by the coding sequence ATGATATGTGGCCATCATAAACGAAGCCGATCACgcttcttccttcttctcccTATTATTCCTTGCTCACCTCTAAACTATTCTTcacttgtttatttttttataatggcgACTTATTCGATCACTACACCAACCCTTCGGGGCACCAAGTTTCTTGGCCAGACACATCTATTTTCAACTCCAAACCGATCGGTTTTCCCGCCTCCAAAACAGCTCTCAAACGCTCATCAAGTAAAGGCCATGGGTAAGTTCAATCTATGGGAGGTGATGGGAGGAAGGGGACTATGCAACGGAGAGAAAGGTATCGAGAAGGAGCTCCAGAGGAACATAGAGGAAGAGACATCGAAGCCTGAGAACCAGACAAAGAAAGAGAGTGACGACAATAGCTTGTCGTTTCAAGTTCCTGAAGACGGTTTCGAGAAAGAGATGATGGGTCTCACCGGAGGCTTCCCCGGCGGCGAGAAGGGACTGAAAACGTTCATCGAACAAAAcccaccacctccaccaccaccaccgaagCAAGGAAGCGATGATGTTGTGTCCACATTTGCCACGGAGAAGAAGCCGAGAGCTCCAGAGCTACCGCTTCTCATGCCGGGGATGATAGCTATAGTCAAGAACTCAAACAGTCCTTACCACATGTACTGTGGGATAGTGCAGAGGATCACGGACGGGAAAGCTGGCGTGTTGTTCGAAGGAGGGAACTGGGACCGTCTGATAACGTTCAGGCTTGAGGAGcttgaaagaagagagaaaggaCCACCGGGTAAGAATCCAAAGTCTTGTGTTCTTGAGCCTCTTATTGAACAGATGCAAAAGGAAGCAGCACCCTAA
- the LOC103861539 gene encoding uncharacterized protein LOC103861539: METETQLVADRIALNEKKVAMALDDLIKLSKRNTKGNKGRSSRRPKNKNRNFNGAARNGNSSKEKHYVNSLSGVRQGAVEKRRSNFKGNQFPVATNVARKAANVPPPSVRRRASNAGRTTSANQSRLLAPPVQSKSRFTTKRHEMDQKVENGGGKWKTLDSRFAIMKEQRKNSTCNNGVGLQVPRLPPWARARRF; the protein is encoded by the exons ATGGAGACTGAGACACAACTTGTGGCTGATCGCATTGCTCTCAACGAAAAGAAAGTTGCCATGGCTTTAG ATGATCTCATCAAGTTGTCAAAGAGAAACACCAAAGGGAACAAGGGCAGAAGTTCAAGGAGACCCAAG AACAAAAACCGAAACTTTAATGGTGCTGCGAGAAATGGTAATTCCTCTAAAGAGAAGCATTACGTGAACTCACTTTCTGGAGTTAGACAG GGTGCTGTTGAGAAGAGGAGGTCTAACTTCAAGGGAAATCAGTTTCCTGTTGCAACCAACGTTGCTCGTAAAGCTGCTAATGTTCCTCCACCCAGTGTCCGTAGAAGAGCTTCCAATGCTGGAAGGACGACTAGTGCAAATCAGTCAAG GCTTCTTGCTCCACCAGTCCAGAGTAAATCTAGATTCACCACAAAG AGGCATGAGATGGATCAGAAAGTAGAAAATGGAGGAGGGAAATGGAAGACACTAGACTCTCGGTTTGCAATCATGAAAGAGCAGAGGAAGAATAGTACGTGCAACAATGGCGTTGGACTGCAGGTTCCAAGGTTGCCACCATGGGCTAGAGCCAGAAGATTTTAG
- the LOC103861558 gene encoding UDP-glucose 4-epimerase 2 translates to MVKNVLVTGGAGYIGTHTVLQLLNGGYSVVVVDNHDNSSVIALQRVKKLAGDNGNRLSFHQVDLRDRPALEKIFSETKFDAVIHFAGLKAVGESVEKPLLYYNNNLFGTVILLEVMSQYGCKNLVFSSSATVYGWPKEVPCTEESPISATNPYGRTKLFIEEICRDVHRSDPEWKIILLRYFNPVGAHPSGYIGEDPLGVPNNLMPYVQQVAVGRRPHLTVFGTDYNTKDGTGVRDYIHVIDLADGHIAALRKLDDLKISCEVYNLGTGNGTSVLEMVAAFEKASGKKIPLVLAGRRPGDAEIVYASTEKAERELNWKAKYGIEDMCRDLWNWASNNPYGYASSNGSS, encoded by the exons ATGGTGAAGAACGTTCTGGTCACAGGCGGCGCTGGCTACATCGGTACCCACACGGTGCTTCAACTTCTCAACGGTGGATACTCCGTCGTAGTCGTCGACAATCACGACAATTCATCCGTGATTGCTCTCCAACGCGTCAAAAAACTCGCCGGCGATAACGGAAACCGCCTCTCCTTCCACCAG GTGGATCTCAGAGACAGGCCTGCGCTTGAGAAGATTTTCTCTGAAACTAA GTTTGATGCAGTGATACACTTTGCTGGACTTAAAGCAGTAGGTGAGAGTGTGGAGAAGCCTTTGCTCTATTATAATAATAACCTTTTTGGCACTGTTATCCTTTTGGAGGTTATGTCTCAATACGGCTGCAAAAAT CTTGTGTTTTCGTCATCAGCTACTGTCTATGGCTGGCCAAAAGAGGTTCCTTGTACCGAGGAGTCCCCAATTTCTGCAACCAACCCTTATGGCCGTACCAAG CTTTTCATCGAAGAAATTTGCCGCGATGTACATCGTTCTGATCCTGAATGGAAGATCATATTGCTTAGATACTTTAACCCTGTTGGTGCACATCCTAGTGGTTACATTGGTGAAGATCCTCTTGGGGTTCCAAACAATCTCATGCCTTATGTCCAACAAGTTGCAGTTGGCCGCAGACCTCACCTTACAGTCTTTGGAACTGACTATAACACAAAGGATGGTACAGGG gtGAGAGATTACATTCATGTGATTGATTTAGCAGATGGACATATAGCCGCTTTGCGCAAGCTGGATGATCTCAAAATCA GCTGTGAGGTATACAATCTTGGAACGGGTAATGGAACATCGGTCCTAGAAATGGTTGCTGCCTTTGAGAAGGCATCCGGAAAG AAAATCCCTTTGGTGTTGGCTGGACGACGTCCTGGAGACGCTGAGATTGTTTACGCCTCAACAGAGAAAGCAGAACGCGAGCTAAACTGGAA GGCTAAGTATGGGATCGAAGACATGTGTAGGGATCTATGGAACTGGGCCAGCAATAATCCTTACGGCTACGCCTCCTCCAATGGCTCCTCTTAa
- the LOC103861529 gene encoding nucleoside diphosphate kinase IV, chloroplastic/mitochondrial: MSSQICRSATRAARSLLSSSKNTRFFSEGRAIGAATVVYASGKVPQNASNFRQSRSGFASKSWMTGLLALPTAAFMLQDQEVHAAEMERTFIAIKPDGVQRGLISEIITRFERKGFKLVGLKIMVPSKGFAQQHYHGAKERPFFNGLCNFLSSGPVVAMVWEGEGVIRYGRKLIGATDPQKSEPGTIRGDLAVVVGRNIIHGSDGAETAKDEISLWFKPEELVSYTSNAEKWIYGQN, from the exons ATGAGCTCCCAAATATGCAGATCAGCTACTAGGGCAGCAAGGTCTCTCCTTTCTTCATCTAAGAACACTCGTTTCTTCTCCG aaggGAGAGCCATTGGTGCAGCAACAGTGGTGTATGCGTCTGGAAAAGTCCCTCAGAATGCATCAAACTTTCGGCAATCGAGGTCTGGCTTCGCCTCTAAGAGCTGGATGACCGGTCTCCTCGCTCTTCCTACCGCAG CCTTCATGCTCCAAGATCAGGAAGTCCATGCTGCTGAG ATGGAACGCACTTTCATCGCTATCAAACCTGATGGAGTGCAGCGAGGACTG ATATCAGAAATTATTACCCGGTTCGAACGCAAAGGATTCAAGCTTGTTGGTCTCAAAATCATGGTTCCTTCAAAGGGCTTCGCGCAGCAACATTACCACGGTGCAAAGGAAAGACCTTTCTTCAACGGCTTGTGCAACTTCCTTAGCTCAGGCCCTGTTGTTGCCATG GTCTGGGAAGGCGAAGGAGTGATAAGATACGGACGTAAACTGATTGGAGCCACTGATCCTCAAAAATCTGAACCTGGAACCATCCGAGGTGatcttgctgttgttgttggAAG GAACATAATCCATGGAAGTGATGGAGCAGAGACAGCTAAAGACGAGATTAGTCTGTGGTTTAAGCCTGAAGAACTCGTTTCTTACACCAGCAATGCTGAGAAGTGGATCTACGGCCAGAACTAG